The nucleotide sequence TTGTGTTTTAATCTttagaaagaaaatatttcactCTTTTCCTTGTCTCTCTTTactttttcattttattcttGTTACAAGTGATACGATAAGAATTAGCAAACAACGAACAACCAACCACCCATAACCTCCGTAACGTCTCTTACAATCCTACCAACATGAAAAGTCTCTCACAATTAGCCATTACGTTTGTTGTTTATAGTGCTTTACAACTATATCTTTAACTGAATATCGACTATAAAGTACTGTCTCGTTGGTATTGAACTTccaaaatagaaaaatcGACTGAGCAATATTTCACTCAAAAGTTTCTTGTCAGGAAGTGGCAAGTGGAGACAGCATGGTATAGCGTAGCATAGCATGGTATAGTTTATCGACAGGTGCTATTAGTTGTGACGGTGGTGACTATGTCTGCTGCTGGACGGGATATGGTAGTGTGAGTGTGTGGTGCGTGGCAGAATGCCACTAACGCGTGTAGGGTGATTGCGGGTTTGCTGGCCGGGATTCCACTATTTCTGCTGGATGGCGGCGTGCGTGATGAAAAGCGTTTAGTGGAAGCGCGTCGTGGAAATAGCTCACGTTCCCGGCGGGGATCGCCGGGAGAAAGACGGGCTACCTGTGCGCGTCCTACGTTGCGGTGGGTGTCTGGCTGTCGGGATTCCACTAATCAGCTACAACAGACGTCAAGCTGCTCTCGTGGACTTTTTGCTTTTTCTTGTTTGGTTGGTTTGGCACGTGATCTGTGTCCGGTGTCAGACTATGCTGTTTGCTGACGCGTGCGCGTCAGCAAACAGTGTGCagttaatatatatatatatagcaTGCTTTTACTTTTGTTTGCTTATGTCTCAAGATTACTTACTAGAAACAAATAGTCTCTTTAATGTTGtctttttattgtttaGCTTAACAATATAGCAATGAGATTTTGTTAATGGCTAAATTGGTTTGctaattattaaatttacggaaaattgatttttcatatataagcTTATATAACCAGGTCGCCATTTCTTAACAGACAGTACTATATACTTGATCCAATAAAAACATCTATACACCTATACACCTACGCAAAATGAGACTAATATACACTATACTTTGTTCACTGCTACCACTATGTTTTCTCGCATTTGCACTGCCAATGGAGAACACTCTGATAAACAATGCAATTGGAGTGAAGAATCTTTACAAAACATTGGATGCTGTTTGGAAAGATAACTTCTTCGTAAACTTGTTTCGAATGGTCTCTGCAGGAGAGACTTTTGTAGAAATACCGGAATTGAATGATTATGAAATGTATACTTGGTGGGCCAAATACAATAATGAAGTCAATCAAACGGTGATGGAACAAGAGAACTCGGTTGTTGGTAATAAATGGTACATTGAAGGAATTAACTTCATGGATTATAAAGCGTCAGATCATAAAAGtttgttgaaaaatttgaatagaAAGTTTAAAAGTTTACTTGGCTACATGCCGGGGTTCTTTGTTTTGTCTGTAACAAACACAAATGTCTACGAGGGTTATGAGGAATACTTCCATTTATAATTCTGAGTCTGTAAAATAGATATTATTGTGATTctacatatatatctttatataGTTTAAGCTAATGTGTTAATGCtgaatttttgtttttaatagATGTAACGGTGATTATTTCGCCATTGTACAAAATCCACTTATCGTTTGAATCAGCAAAACTATTTAGAACATTACCTATCATAGTGT is from Tetrapisispora phaffii CBS 4417 chromosome 14, complete genome and encodes:
- the TPHA0N01370 gene encoding uncharacterized protein, with translation MRLIYTILCSLLPLCFLAFALPMENTLINNAIGVKNLYKTLDAVWKDNFFVNLFRMVSAGETFVEIPELNDYEMYTWWAKYNNEVNQTVMEQENSVVGNKWYIEGINFMDYKASDHKSLLKNLNRKFKSLLGYMPGFFVLSVTNTNVYEGYEEYFHL